The segment ATATTCTTCATTTTGTTATTCTTTTTGAATATTAAAACATCTGTCAAGCCCAACACATCGTATTGACTATCCAAAGCCGATTAATCTTACTGTGAAATGCTGAGCATCATTGTCCCTACATATAACGAAGAAAACTCCATATTGGATTTATTGATTCACTTGAGTGATGCCATAGGCCCTTCCGATGAACTATTGGTTGTGGATGGAGGCAGCTCTGACAAAACCATTGGCATTGTTGAGGAAAATGGGTTTACCTGTCTAAAGTCACCCAGAAAAGGCCGCGCAGCCCAAATGAATTTCGGTGCAAAAAAATCAACCGGAGAGGTGCTCTATTTCGTCCATGCCGATACCTTTCCTCCGGCCACCTTTCGGTATGATATTAAGGAGGCTTTGACTCAGGGCTATGAATCCGGTTGTTACCGCTACCGGTTTGATAGGAACCATCCCCTTTTAAAAATCAATGCCTACTGTACCCGTTTTGA is part of the Gracilimonas sediminicola genome and harbors:
- a CDS encoding TIGR04283 family arsenosugar biosynthesis glycosyltransferase; the protein is MLSIIVPTYNEENSILDLLIHLSDAIGPSDELLVVDGGSSDKTIGIVEENGFTCLKSPRKGRAAQMNFGAKKSTGEVLYFVHADTFPPATFRYDIKEALTQGYESGCYRYRFDRNHPLLKINAYCTRFDRLMCRGGDQTLFIKRDLFDELGGFREDFMIMEDYDLIQKIQSRAGFRIIPKNATVSARKYDNNGYFRVNFANLVIFMMYFAGLSQETMVHAYKNLIIHPKFD